In the Gossypium arboreum isolate Shixiya-1 chromosome 10, ASM2569848v2, whole genome shotgun sequence genome, one interval contains:
- the LOC108452698 gene encoding protein DESIGUAL 2-like codes for MATNACILICLLIIALDITAGILGIEAEKAENKAMHLGAGHVECRNTSSQAYRLGFAALVLLSVAHVIGTLLGGCVCIWRKGNSNKASVIKYLAVAFLIISWIILVVGLIMLIIGTLSNSSKSGYSCGISHHRMFTIGGFLCFIHGVFTVAYYLSATAVGREWPRNTTS; via the exons ATGGCAACAAACGCTTGTATTCTGATTTGTTTATTGATCATAGCTTTGGATATTACTGCTGGGATACTTGGCATTGAGGCTGAAAAAGCTGAAAACAAG GCTATGCATTTGGGGGCGGGGCATGTTGAGTGTAGAAACACCAGTTCTCAAGCTTACAGGCTAGGTTTTGCAGCATTGGTACTACTTAGCGTTGCTCATGTTATTGGGACCTTACTTGGTGGGTGTGTCTGTATTTGGAGAAAGGGAAATTCAAACAAAGCATCTGTCATCAAATATTTAGCGGTGGCTTTCCTCATTATCTCATG GATCATATTAGTGGTGGGATTGATAATGCTGATTATAGGGACattgtcaaactcatcaaagtcAGGATATTCATGCGGCATATCCCACCATCGGATGTTTACCATTGGAGGGTTTCTGTGTTTCATCCATGGAGTTTTCACGGTTGCTTACTATTTATCAGCCACCGCAGTAGGCCGAGAATGGCCTCGAAACACCACTTCCTGA